Proteins encoded together in one Mus caroli chromosome 4, CAROLI_EIJ_v1.1, whole genome shotgun sequence window:
- the Epha2 gene encoding ephrin type-A receptor 2 isoform X1, producing MELRAVGFCLALLWGCALAAAAAQGKEVVLLDFAAMKGELGWLTHPYGKGWDLMQNIMDDMPIYMYSVCNVVSGDQDNWLRTNWVYREEAERIFIELKFTVRDCNSFPGGASSCKETFNLYYAESDVDYGTNFQKRQFTKIDTIAPDEITGSSDFEARNVKLNVEERMVGPLTRKGFYLAFQDIGACVALLSVRVYYKKCPEMLQSLARFPETIAVAVSDTQPLATVAGTCVDHAVVPYGGEGPLMHCTVDGEWLVPIGQCLCQEGYEKVEDACQACSPGFFKSEASESPCLECPEHTLPSTEGATSCQCEEGYFRAPEDPLSMSCTRPPSAPNYLTAIGMGAKVELCWTAPKDTGGRQDIVYSVTCEQCWPESGECGPCEASVRYSEPPHALTRTSVTVSDLEPHMNYTFAVEARNGVSGLVTSRSFRTASVSINQTEPPKVRLEDRSTTSLSVTWSIPVSQQSRVWKYEVTYRKKGDANSYNVRRTEGFSVTLDDLAPDTTYLVQVQALTQEGQGAGSKVHEFQTLSTEGSANMAVIGGVAVGVVLLLVLAGVGLFIHRRRRNLRARQSSEDVRFSKSEQLKPLKTYVDPHTYEDPNQAVLKFTTEIHPSCVARQKVIGAGEFGEVYKGTLKASSGKKEIPVAIKTLKAGYTEKQRVDFLSEASIMGQFSHHNIIRLEGVVSKYKPMMIVTEYMENGALDKFLREKDGEFSVLQLVGMLRGIASGMKYLANMNYVHRDLAARNILVNSNLVCKVSDFGLSRVLEDDPEATYTTSGGKIPIRWTAPEAISYRKFTSASDVWSYGIVMWEVMTYGERPYWELSNHEVMKAINDGFRLPTPMDCPSAIYQLMMQCWQQERSRRPKFADIVSILDKLIRAPDSLKTLADFDPRVSIRLPSTSGSEGVPFRTVSEWLESIKMQQYTEHFMVAGYTAIEKVVQMSNEDIKRIGVRLPGHQKRIAYSLLGLKDQVNTVGIPI from the exons ATGGAGCTCCGGGCAGTCGGTTTCTGCCTGGCGCTGCTGTGGGGTTGCGCGCTGGCGGCCGCGGCGGCACAGGGAAAAGAAG TTGTTTTGTTGGACTTCGCAGCAATGAAGGGAGAGCTCGGCTGGCTCACGCACCCCTATGGCAAAGGG tgggACCTGATGCAGAACATCATGGACGACATGCCTATCTACATGTACTCGGTGTGCAACGTGGTGTCCGGCGACCAGGACAACTGGCTCCGCACCAACTGGGTGTACCGGGAGGAGGCCGAGCGCATCTTTATTGAGCTCAAGTTCACCGTGCGAGACTGTAACAGCTTCCCGGGCGGCGCCAGCTCCTGCAAAGAGACCTTCAACCTCTACTATGCAGAGTCAGATGTGGACTATGGCACCAACTTCCAGAAGCGCCAGTTCACCAAGATTGACACCATCGCCCCTGACGAGATCACGGGCAGCAGTGACTTCGAGGCTCGCAACGTCAAGCTGAACGTAGAGGAGCGCATGGTGGGGCCCCTTACCCGGAAGGGCTTCTACCTGGCCTTCCAGGACATCGGTGCCTGTGTGGCGCTGCTCTCCGTTCGCGTCTACTACAAGAAGTGTCCCGAGATGCTGCAGAGCTTGGCTCGATTCCCCGAGACCATTGCTGTCGCTGTCTCCGATACACAACCCCTGGCCACGGTGGCCGGTACCTGCGTGGACCATGCCGTGGTGCCTTATGGGGGCGAGGGGCCTCTCATGCACTGCACGGTGGATGGTGAGTGGCTGGTGCCCATCGGGCAGTGCCTGTGCCAGGAAGGCTACGAGAAGGTCGAGGATGCCTGCCAAG CCTGTTCTCCAGGATTCTTCAAGTCTGAGGCATCTGAGAGCCCTTGCCTGGAGTGTCCAGAGCATACCCTGCCATCCACAGAGGGTGCCACCTCCTGCCAGTGTGAAGAAGGCTATTTCAGGGCACCTGAGGACCCACTGTCCATGTCTTGCACAC GTCCACCCTCTGCCCCCAACTACCTCACGGCCATCGGCATGGGTGCCAAAGTAGAACTGTGTTGGACAGCTCCCAAGGACACCGGTGGCCGCCAGGACATTGTCTACAGCGTCACTTGCGAACAGTGCTGGCCAGAGTCTGGCGAGTGTGGGCCCTGTGAGGCCAGTGTGCGCTATTCAGAACCTCCTCACGCCCTGACCCGCACGAGTGTGACAGTCAGTGACCTGGAGCCCCACATGAACTATACCTTCGCTGTCGAAGCCCGCAATGGTGTCTCAGGCCTGGTGACTAGCCGAAGCTTCCGGACTGCCAGCGTCAGTATTAACCAAACAG AGCCCCCCAAAGTGAGGCTGGAGGACCGAAGCACCACCTCCCTGAGTGTCACCTGGAGCATCCCGGTGTCACAGCAGAGCCGTGTGTGGAAGTACGAAGTCACCTACCGCAAGAAG gGGGATGCCAACAGCTATAATGTGCGCCGCACAGAAGGCTTCTCCGTGACCCTGGATGACCTTGCTCCGGATACTACGTACCTGGTGCAGGTGCAGGCACTGACGCAGGAGGGCCAGGGAGCCGGCAGCAAAGTGCACGAGTTCCAGACGCTGT CCACAGAAGGATCTGCCAACATGGCGGTGATCGGTGGTGTGGCTGTAGGTGTTGTCTTGCTTCTGGTACTGGCAGGAGTTGGCCTCTTCATCCATCGAAG GAGGAGGAACCTGCGGGCTCGCCAGTCCTCTGAGGATGTCCGTTTTTCCAAGTCAG AACAACTAAAGCCCCTGAAGACCTATGTGGATCCTCACACTTACGAAGATCCCAACCAGGCTGTACTCAAGTTTACCACCGAGATCCACCCATCCTGTGTGGCAAGGCAGAAGGTCATTGGAGCAG GAGAGTTTGGAGAGGTCTATAAAGGGACGCTGAAGGCATCCTCGGGGAAGAAGGAGATACCAGTGGCCATCAAGACACTGAAAGCGGGCTACACTGAGAAGCAGCGGGTGGACTTCCTGAGTGAGGCCAGCATCATGGGCCAGTTCAGCCACCACAATATCATCCGCCTGGAAGGCGTGGTCTCTAAAT ACAAACCCATGATGATTGTCACAGAGTACATGGAGAATGGAGCGCTAGACAAGTTCCTTAGG GAGAAGGATGGCGAGTTCAGCGTACTTCAGCTGGTGGGCATGCTGAGGGGTATCGCGTCCGGCATGAAGTACCTGGCCAACATGAACTACGTGCACCGGGACCTGGCCGCCCGCAACATCCTCGTTAACAGCAACCTGGTGTGCAAAGTGTCCGATTTTGGCCTGTCGCGTGTGCTGGAGGATGACCCCGAGGCCACCTACACCACAAGT GGCGGCAAGATCCCTATTCGATGGACAGCCCCAGAGGCCATTTCCTACCGCAAGTTCACCTCGGCCAGCGACGTGTGGAGCTACGGCATTGTCATGTGGGAAGTGATGACTTATGGCGAACGGCCCTACTGGGAACTGTCAAACCACGAG GTCATGAAAGCCATCAACGATGGCTTCCGGCTCCCCACGCCCATGGACTGCCCTTCAGCCATTTACCAGCTCATGATGCAGTGCTGGCAGCAAGAGCGCTCCCGCCGGCCCAAGTTTGCCGACATCGTTAGCATCCTGGACAAGCTCATCCGAGCCCCCGACTCCCTCAAGACGCTGGCTGACTTCGATCCCCG AGTGTCCATCCGGCTGCCCAGCACCAGCGGCTCGGAGGGAGTCCCCTTCCGTACGGTGTCCGAGTGGCTGGAGAGCATCAAGATGCAACAGTACACGGAACACTTCATGGTGGCTGGCTACACGGCCATCGAGAAGGTGGTACAGATGTCCAACGA AGACATCAAAAGGATCGGAGTGCGTCTTCCTGGCCACCAGAAGCGCATTGCCTACAGCCTGCTGGGACTCAAGGACCAGGTCAACACAGTGGGAATTCCTATCTGA
- the Epha2 gene encoding ephrin type-A receptor 2 isoform X2 — translation MKGELGWLTHPYGKGWDLMQNIMDDMPIYMYSVCNVVSGDQDNWLRTNWVYREEAERIFIELKFTVRDCNSFPGGASSCKETFNLYYAESDVDYGTNFQKRQFTKIDTIAPDEITGSSDFEARNVKLNVEERMVGPLTRKGFYLAFQDIGACVALLSVRVYYKKCPEMLQSLARFPETIAVAVSDTQPLATVAGTCVDHAVVPYGGEGPLMHCTVDGEWLVPIGQCLCQEGYEKVEDACQACSPGFFKSEASESPCLECPEHTLPSTEGATSCQCEEGYFRAPEDPLSMSCTRPPSAPNYLTAIGMGAKVELCWTAPKDTGGRQDIVYSVTCEQCWPESGECGPCEASVRYSEPPHALTRTSVTVSDLEPHMNYTFAVEARNGVSGLVTSRSFRTASVSINQTEPPKVRLEDRSTTSLSVTWSIPVSQQSRVWKYEVTYRKKGDANSYNVRRTEGFSVTLDDLAPDTTYLVQVQALTQEGQGAGSKVHEFQTLSTEGSANMAVIGGVAVGVVLLLVLAGVGLFIHRRRRNLRARQSSEDVRFSKSEQLKPLKTYVDPHTYEDPNQAVLKFTTEIHPSCVARQKVIGAGEFGEVYKGTLKASSGKKEIPVAIKTLKAGYTEKQRVDFLSEASIMGQFSHHNIIRLEGVVSKYKPMMIVTEYMENGALDKFLREKDGEFSVLQLVGMLRGIASGMKYLANMNYVHRDLAARNILVNSNLVCKVSDFGLSRVLEDDPEATYTTSGGKIPIRWTAPEAISYRKFTSASDVWSYGIVMWEVMTYGERPYWELSNHEVMKAINDGFRLPTPMDCPSAIYQLMMQCWQQERSRRPKFADIVSILDKLIRAPDSLKTLADFDPRVSIRLPSTSGSEGVPFRTVSEWLESIKMQQYTEHFMVAGYTAIEKVVQMSNEDIKRIGVRLPGHQKRIAYSLLGLKDQVNTVGIPI, via the exons ATGAAGGGAGAGCTCGGCTGGCTCACGCACCCCTATGGCAAAGGG tgggACCTGATGCAGAACATCATGGACGACATGCCTATCTACATGTACTCGGTGTGCAACGTGGTGTCCGGCGACCAGGACAACTGGCTCCGCACCAACTGGGTGTACCGGGAGGAGGCCGAGCGCATCTTTATTGAGCTCAAGTTCACCGTGCGAGACTGTAACAGCTTCCCGGGCGGCGCCAGCTCCTGCAAAGAGACCTTCAACCTCTACTATGCAGAGTCAGATGTGGACTATGGCACCAACTTCCAGAAGCGCCAGTTCACCAAGATTGACACCATCGCCCCTGACGAGATCACGGGCAGCAGTGACTTCGAGGCTCGCAACGTCAAGCTGAACGTAGAGGAGCGCATGGTGGGGCCCCTTACCCGGAAGGGCTTCTACCTGGCCTTCCAGGACATCGGTGCCTGTGTGGCGCTGCTCTCCGTTCGCGTCTACTACAAGAAGTGTCCCGAGATGCTGCAGAGCTTGGCTCGATTCCCCGAGACCATTGCTGTCGCTGTCTCCGATACACAACCCCTGGCCACGGTGGCCGGTACCTGCGTGGACCATGCCGTGGTGCCTTATGGGGGCGAGGGGCCTCTCATGCACTGCACGGTGGATGGTGAGTGGCTGGTGCCCATCGGGCAGTGCCTGTGCCAGGAAGGCTACGAGAAGGTCGAGGATGCCTGCCAAG CCTGTTCTCCAGGATTCTTCAAGTCTGAGGCATCTGAGAGCCCTTGCCTGGAGTGTCCAGAGCATACCCTGCCATCCACAGAGGGTGCCACCTCCTGCCAGTGTGAAGAAGGCTATTTCAGGGCACCTGAGGACCCACTGTCCATGTCTTGCACAC GTCCACCCTCTGCCCCCAACTACCTCACGGCCATCGGCATGGGTGCCAAAGTAGAACTGTGTTGGACAGCTCCCAAGGACACCGGTGGCCGCCAGGACATTGTCTACAGCGTCACTTGCGAACAGTGCTGGCCAGAGTCTGGCGAGTGTGGGCCCTGTGAGGCCAGTGTGCGCTATTCAGAACCTCCTCACGCCCTGACCCGCACGAGTGTGACAGTCAGTGACCTGGAGCCCCACATGAACTATACCTTCGCTGTCGAAGCCCGCAATGGTGTCTCAGGCCTGGTGACTAGCCGAAGCTTCCGGACTGCCAGCGTCAGTATTAACCAAACAG AGCCCCCCAAAGTGAGGCTGGAGGACCGAAGCACCACCTCCCTGAGTGTCACCTGGAGCATCCCGGTGTCACAGCAGAGCCGTGTGTGGAAGTACGAAGTCACCTACCGCAAGAAG gGGGATGCCAACAGCTATAATGTGCGCCGCACAGAAGGCTTCTCCGTGACCCTGGATGACCTTGCTCCGGATACTACGTACCTGGTGCAGGTGCAGGCACTGACGCAGGAGGGCCAGGGAGCCGGCAGCAAAGTGCACGAGTTCCAGACGCTGT CCACAGAAGGATCTGCCAACATGGCGGTGATCGGTGGTGTGGCTGTAGGTGTTGTCTTGCTTCTGGTACTGGCAGGAGTTGGCCTCTTCATCCATCGAAG GAGGAGGAACCTGCGGGCTCGCCAGTCCTCTGAGGATGTCCGTTTTTCCAAGTCAG AACAACTAAAGCCCCTGAAGACCTATGTGGATCCTCACACTTACGAAGATCCCAACCAGGCTGTACTCAAGTTTACCACCGAGATCCACCCATCCTGTGTGGCAAGGCAGAAGGTCATTGGAGCAG GAGAGTTTGGAGAGGTCTATAAAGGGACGCTGAAGGCATCCTCGGGGAAGAAGGAGATACCAGTGGCCATCAAGACACTGAAAGCGGGCTACACTGAGAAGCAGCGGGTGGACTTCCTGAGTGAGGCCAGCATCATGGGCCAGTTCAGCCACCACAATATCATCCGCCTGGAAGGCGTGGTCTCTAAAT ACAAACCCATGATGATTGTCACAGAGTACATGGAGAATGGAGCGCTAGACAAGTTCCTTAGG GAGAAGGATGGCGAGTTCAGCGTACTTCAGCTGGTGGGCATGCTGAGGGGTATCGCGTCCGGCATGAAGTACCTGGCCAACATGAACTACGTGCACCGGGACCTGGCCGCCCGCAACATCCTCGTTAACAGCAACCTGGTGTGCAAAGTGTCCGATTTTGGCCTGTCGCGTGTGCTGGAGGATGACCCCGAGGCCACCTACACCACAAGT GGCGGCAAGATCCCTATTCGATGGACAGCCCCAGAGGCCATTTCCTACCGCAAGTTCACCTCGGCCAGCGACGTGTGGAGCTACGGCATTGTCATGTGGGAAGTGATGACTTATGGCGAACGGCCCTACTGGGAACTGTCAAACCACGAG GTCATGAAAGCCATCAACGATGGCTTCCGGCTCCCCACGCCCATGGACTGCCCTTCAGCCATTTACCAGCTCATGATGCAGTGCTGGCAGCAAGAGCGCTCCCGCCGGCCCAAGTTTGCCGACATCGTTAGCATCCTGGACAAGCTCATCCGAGCCCCCGACTCCCTCAAGACGCTGGCTGACTTCGATCCCCG AGTGTCCATCCGGCTGCCCAGCACCAGCGGCTCGGAGGGAGTCCCCTTCCGTACGGTGTCCGAGTGGCTGGAGAGCATCAAGATGCAACAGTACACGGAACACTTCATGGTGGCTGGCTACACGGCCATCGAGAAGGTGGTACAGATGTCCAACGA AGACATCAAAAGGATCGGAGTGCGTCTTCCTGGCCACCAGAAGCGCATTGCCTACAGCCTGCTGGGACTCAAGGACCAGGTCAACACAGTGGGAATTCCTATCTGA